TGGTCTGGCTTGATCCATTCAGGTAGTGCGGCTGCCATTTTGGGAAGAACGCGACGTTCCCATGGTCCAGTTAGGGTATCTATTACCCTTTTTGCTTTTTTGTTATTATCCATGCTAAACCTGCCGTTTATTCAATTCAATTTTTGGCTTTATGATGATGCGCTATTGATTTTCTGAAAATAATAAACTCATTTATAAGGAACTTGAAAATAGGACCTGCTGACATACCAATTATTCCAGCTAACATATAATGTACACCTAGGAATTTGTTAAGAGAATAAAGAGTACTGAGATTGATTGCAAAGTCGACAGATGCTGTCAGAATGTTGTATTTATAGAGTCTTTTTAAAAAGTCACTAAGTGTGAAATGGACACGGTCGTTCCAGGTTATA
The Candidatus Neomarinimicrobiota bacterium DNA segment above includes these coding regions:
- a CDS encoding GtrA family protein — translated: MKLKNIIRFQFVAWLGTFVNLGSLWLFHGQLDLPISISGALAIELAILHNFTWHYFITWNDRVHFTLSDFLKRLYKYNILTASVDFAINLSTLYSLNKFLGVHYMLAGIIGMSAGPIFKFLINEFIIFRKSIAHHHKAKN